The DNA region TAGAAGTTGATCTGACCTTCATCACGATAATCCAGAATATGGGTCGCGATACGGTCTAAGAACCAACGGTCGTGCGAGATAACTAATGCTGAGCCAGGAAACTCCAGTAATGCTTCTTCAAGAGCTCGCAAGGTTTCAACATCAAGGTCGTTCGTTGGTTCATCGAGTAACAATAGGTTACCGCCAGCTTTGAGAAGCTTGGCAAGGTGCACTCGGTTGCGCTCACCACCAGATAGTTCACCAATGTGCTTTTGTTGGTCATTACCACGGAAGTTAAAGCGACCAACGTAGGCTCGGCTGTTAATTTCAAAATTACCGATGCGCAGAATATCTTGGCCATCAGAAATTTCCTGCCATACGGTATTTTTGTCGACCATGCTGTCACGGAACTGATCAACGCTAGCTAATTGAACCGTATCACCCAACTCTACTGTTCCTGAGTCTGGCTGTTCTTTACCAGTAATCATCCGGAATAGCGTCGATTTACCCGCACCGTTCGGGCCGATAATACCGACAATGGCACCTTTCGGTACGCTGAAACTCAAATCATCAATTAATACGCGGCCGTCATAAGCTTTTTTCAGATGATTCACTTCAAGCACTTTGTCACCTAAGCGTGGGCCTGGTGGAATAAAGAGCTCGTTGGTTTCATTGCGTTTTTGATAGTCGCCACTTTGTAACTCTTCAAAACGAGCCATACGTGCTTTGCTCTTCGCTTGACGACCTTTCGGATTTTGACGAACCCATTCAAGCTCTTGCTTAATGCTGCGCTGGCGGGCTTTTTCTTGCTTCTCTTCTTGCTCAAGTCGTTTTTCTTTTTGCTCAAGCCAAGACGAGTAGTTGCCTTCCCAAGGAATGCCGTAACCACGGTCAAGTTCGAGAATCCAGCCCGCCACGTTATCGAGGAAATAACGGTCGTGGGTGATTGCTACAACAGTTCCTTCATAGTCATGCAAGAAGCGCTCTAACCATGCGACCGATTCAGCATCCAAGTGGTTAGTCGGTTCATCGAGAAGCAACATATCTGGCTTACTTAGTAGCAAGCGACAGATGGCGACGCGGCGACGCTCACCACCTGAAAGTACTTTGATTTTTGAATCCCAAGGTGGCAAACGCAGTGAATCAGCGGCACGCTCAAGCATGTTCTCGATGTTGTGACCGTCTTTCGCTTGAATGATTGCTTCAAGCTGACCTTGTTTTTTAGCGAGTGCGTCAAAATCGGCATTTTCATCTGCATAGGCAGCATACACTTGGTCGAGTTCGGCCAGCGCGTTCTTCACGTCAGCAACCGCTTCTTCAACCGTTTCACGCACGGTTTTATCTTCATCAAGTTGCGGCTCTTGCGGCAGGTAACCAATTTGCGTACCAGCAAGTGGGCGTGCCTCACCTTCGTATTCTTTATCAACACCAGCCATGATGCGTAGTAACGTTGATTTACCCGCACCGTTCAAACCAAGCACACCAATTTTGGCGCCAGGGAAGAATGATAACGAGATATCTTTTAAAATCGTCTTTTTCGGCGGGACGACTTTACTGACCCGCGACATGGAATAAATGTATTGTGCCATAACAGCATGCGTTCCTTTTTGAGGCGATATTTAATAGCTAAAATCGTAATTGTTTATTTTAACCCTTAAGTTGGCGCTAACCCAAGTATATTGGTAAACTAGGCGCCACTTATTTTTTGTTCGACAGTTTGTAAAGTCAGGAGCCCCGATGTTAAAACATGAAATGAATATTGCCGATTATGATGCAGATTTATGGCAGGCAATGACTGGCGAAGTTCAACGCCAAGAAGAGCACATTGAATTAATCGCTTCAGAAAATTACACCAGTCCGCGTGTACTTGAAGCACAGGGCTCGCAACTGACGAACAAATATGCCGAAGGTTACCCGCACAAGCGTTATTACGGCGGTTGCGAATACGTTGACGCCGTTGAAGATTTAGCGATTGAGCGTGCGAAACAATTGTTCGGCGCAAAATACGCCAACGTACAGCCACACGCTGGCTCACAAGCAAACTCAGCGGTGTTTTTAGCATTATTAAATGCTGGCGATACGGTTCTGGGTATGAGCTTGGCCCACGGTGGTCACTTGACCCACGGCTCACACGTCAACTTCTCAGGTAAATTGTACAATGCTGTGCAGTATGGTTTGGATGAAGCGACTGGCGAAATCAATTACGCTGAAGTGCGTGAGTTAGCTCTTGAACACAAACCTAAAATGATTGTTGCGGGCTTCTCTGCTTACTCAGGAGTAGTTGACTGGGCAAAATTCCGTGAAATCGCCGATGTAGTGGGTGCATATTTGTTAGTTGATATGGCTCACGTTGCTGGTTTAGTTGCAGCGGGCCTATATCCAAACCCAGTGCCATTTGCTGATGTGGTTACCACTACTACTCATAAAACATTAGCTGGCCCACGTAGTGGTTTGATTTTGTCGGGTAAAGACGACGAAGACTTGCACAAGAAATTAAATAGTGGCGTATTCCCTGGTAGCCAAGGCGGCCCGTTGTGTCATGTGATTGCAGCCAAAGCGGTTGCATTTAAAGAAGCGATGGAGCCGGAGTTCAAAGCGTACCAGCAGCAAGTATTAGATAACGCGAACGCGATGGTTAACGTCATGCAATCACGTGGCTATAAGATTGTTTCAGGCGGTACTAAGAACCACTTGTTCTTAGTTGACCTCATCGATAAAGATATTACCGGTAAAGACGCGGATGCTGCGCTTGGTCGTGCCTATATCACAGTGAATAAAAACTCGGTACCAAATGATCCGCGCTCACCATTTGTAACCTCTGGCTTACGTTTGGGTACCCCAGCGATTACGCGCCGTGGCTTCAAGCAAGCCGAAGCCGAGCAAGTAGCGAACTGGATTTGTGACGTCCTTGATAACATCAATGACGAAAGCGTGATTGAACAAGTTCGAGAGCAAGTGAAAGCATTGTGTAAACAGTTTCCTGTTTATAAATAAATGAATTAAGGAACGAGCGTATGCATTGTCCTTTTTGTGGCACACAAGATACCAAAGTGATTGATTCGCGCCTGGTGGCAGACGGCGCTTCCGTGCGCCGCCGCCGTGAGTGTACAGAGTGCAAGGAGCGCTTTACGACGTTTGAAACGGCAGAACTGATTATGCCGCGCGTGATTAAATCAGACGGTACTCGTGAGCCATTTAACGAGGACAAACTACGCAATGGTTTACTGCGAGCTTTGGAAAAACGCCCAGTGAGTCTAGAAGCGATGGAGCAGGCGATTCAGAATGTGAAATCGTCACTGCGAGCTACCGGTGAGCGTGAAATCACAAGCCAAGTTATTGGTGGGCTAGTGATGGAAAATCTTAAGGCGCTCGATAAAGTTGCTTACATTCGCTTTGCGTCGGTTTACCGTGCGTTTGACGATATTCGTGAGTTTGGCGAGGAGATAGCACGCCTCAATGACTGATCCACAGGCCTGTCATCAACGTTATATGCAACGCGCCCTTGAGCTTGCCGCTCAGGGGCGTTTTTCAACTGCGCCTAACCCAATGGTTGGTTGCGTGGTGGTTGCTGATGGCAAAATTGTTGGTGAGGGTTGGCATCAGCGAGCTGGTGAGCCTCACGCTGAAGTATACGCACTCGGTGAAGCGGGAGCCTTGGCGAAAGGTGCGGCAGTTTATGTCACGCTAGAGCCATGTAGCCATTTTGGCCGTACGCCGCCATGCGCCGATGCGTTGATTAAGGCTGAAGTAGCGACCGTAGTCGTAGCGATGAAAGATCCCAACCCTCTGGTTAGCGGCGAAGGGATTGAGCGCCTGCGCGCGAATGGCATTGAGGTGATCGTCGGTATTCTTGAACAGCAAGCGTTGGCACTTAACAACGGGTTTGTTGCACGAATGCAGCGTCAGCGGCCGTGGTTACGAGTGAAGATGGCCGCTAGCCTCGATGGTCGTACTGCACTATCAAATGGTGAGAGTCAGTGGATAACCAGTACCGATGCGCGTCGCGATGTTCATCGTTGGCGAGCTCAAAGTGGTGCGATTTTGAGTACAGCAAAAACAGTACTGGCTGATAATGCGATTTTAACCGCACGCCATCCGCAGGCCGAACGGCAACCAACTCGAGTGATTATTGACTCGCAGGGGTTGTTAACCGGGCAAGAGGCCCTATTTAAAGAACCGTTCCCAATTATCGTGGTGCATGCGCCCGATACGATTGTCGAACGAACTTGGGCAGCGCATGTAGAATGCATCACCATTGTTCGCACGAATAACGGGCACATCGATTTAACACAATTGATGCATGTACTTGCCGACAAGCAGGTCAACTCGGTTTGGACCGAATGCGGTGCGCAGTTAGCTGGCGCATTATTGACGGCTGAATTAGTCGATGAATTGGTGCTGTATTTAGCGCCAAAATTAATGGGCCATCATGGCCACGGATTATTGAATTTGCCGGCATTTACTCACATGAGCCAAGTGCCAGAACTAACTTTAAAAGATGTTCGTCAGGTTGCGGATGATGTTCGAATTATCGCGGTTCCGCGCCGGGTGAGAGGAGACTTAACGTCGTGACTCGTTTAAACAGTGCTGCAGAAATCATTGAAGATATTCGCCAAGGCAAGATGGTCATCTTGATGGACGATGAAGATCGGGAAAATGAAGGCGATCTGATTCTTGCTGCAGAATGTGTCACACCGGCGGCTATTAATTTCATGGCGCGCTATGGGCGTGGCCTGATTTGTCTTACGTTAACCGAAGAGCGCTGCAAGCAATTACGTTTGCCGCTAATGGTTGATCAAAACAACTCACCTTATGCGACGAACTTTACCGTCTCTATCGAAGCGGCAGAGGGTGTTACCACAGGAATTTCAGCGGCCGATAGAGCACGTACCGTGCAAGCTGCCGTGGCAAAAGATGCGCAACCGGCAGATTTAGTTATGCCGGGCCACATCTTTCCGTTGAAAGCAAAATCAGGCGGCGTATTAAACCGTGCGGGTCACACGGAAGCTGGTTGCGACCTTGCGCGTTTAGCTGGTTTTGAACCAGCGGCTGTCATCGTCGAGATCCTAAATGAAGATGGCACTATGGCGCGTCGTCCTGATCTTGAAAAATTCGCAGCAGAGCACGATTTAAAGATTGGTACGATTGCGGACTTAATTGAATACCGGTCACTGAAAGAAAAAACCGTTGAGCGTAAAGCACATTGTAAATTACCAACAGCATATGGTGAGTTTGAACTGATTACCTATCAAGACACCATTGATAAGCAAGTACACTACGCATTGGTACATGGTGAAGTTGACCCTGATAAACCAGTGAATGTGCGCGTGCATTTGCAAGATACATTTAATGATCTATTTGCCACTCAACGCGCAGCCAAGCGCAGTTGGCCGCTCGGGCATGCGATGGAATACATCGGTCAAAATGACGGTGTACTCGTGGTTATTGGTCGTCAACAAAGCCCGCAGGATATTTTAGAGCAGGTGATGAGTTTCGCTGCGGAAGACCGCGGTGAAGTGAAGCCAACGGCAGCAGCTTCGAATGCTTCGCGTAATGTGGGTATCGGGTCGCAGATATTAGCCGACTTGGGCGTGCATCACATGCACCTAATGAGTTCACCAAAGCGTTACTCGGCGCTATCAGGTTTCGGGCTTGAAGTAGTCGATTTTATCGAAGATGAGCAAGCTGGCGGCGAATAACTAAGCCGACAACTCCAAAACGCGGCGCCACAGTGTTTCATTGGTTGGCGCCGCAGTTCCAGCCGCTGCGCTTTGGCGTGCAACGAAACCATTCAGGTAGTCAATTTCAGTGCGGCGCTGCTGGCGCACATCCATCAGCATCGACGAGTAGTTATTCGCCGTATTTTTAATAACGCTGCGGGCACTTTCAACCAAACTTTCCGAGTTTAATTGAATACCTTGATGTTCCGCTAACCAACAAATCTCCTCGGCAACCTGATGTTGTAGCTCGGTAATATTGTGCTGTAGTAACTCACCATTGCGACAATCATGAATAACCGTGAACGGATTGATTAAACAATTAATGGCAAGCTTTTGCCAGCGACGTTGGTTGATGGCCGGACTCCAATTCAGCAGCGGTAACGCATTATTTAATACACTAAATAACTCAGCTGGGCGGCTACTCGAAGCATGCTCTACGCGTGCCCAACCTAACCAACTCTCGCCAAGGCCAGCGTGAACCACTTCATTGCCATTCTTGTATGCGCCATGTGTTGTCACCCAATGCAAAGCGCGCTCCGGCATGATGTTAATTTCGTTCTCAAGCATACCGTTGTAACTCAAAACAATCGAGGAACCCGCTGGTAACGGCGCCTGCTTTAACTCTTCGAGAAAATTGGCGACATCATAGGCTTTGATCGCAGCAAAAATTTGGGTTGGTTGCTCGATTGGAAATTGCTGTACACCAAACTCGAGCGAATGCGCGGCATGAATGATTTCAATCGCGCGTGCTTTGCCAGGCACGCGTGGCTTTATCGAGACATGTTCACCGACTCGACGTAAGTTAACGGCCATTAAACTTCCGACAGCACCTGTGCCAGCAACTAACCAATGCATTTATTCGAGCTCCCGATGATAATTTTGCTCTAAGCGCGTGAGTGACTTACGTAGCGCGAATAAAATCAACAAACTTGGTAATACCATGATGGCTGTGAGAATAAAGAATAACTGCCAGTTTCCGTCTAGCCAGTTTACAACGTACCCGCTATAGGACGAGAGTAACGTACGTCCCAAGTTTCCGAGTGAAGCAAATAAGGCGTATTGAGTTGCGGTAAAGGCGCGATTCGCCAATAAACTAATGAACGCGACAAATGCGACCGTAGACCAAGCAGCCGTAAAGCCGTCGATGATCACCGCAGCAAGGAACAGATTAGTATTCGGACCGACGCCAGCAATCCAGGCGAACATCAAGTTCGATGCGGCCATTGCAATACCGCCTAACATAAGTCCGCGAACAATTCCTAAACGCAAGTTCACGAAACTGCCGAGAATAGCGAAGATGA from Pseudidiomarina andamanensis includes:
- a CDS encoding ketopantoate reductase family protein, which translates into the protein MHWLVAGTGAVGSLMAVNLRRVGEHVSIKPRVPGKARAIEIIHAAHSLEFGVQQFPIEQPTQIFAAIKAYDVANFLEELKQAPLPAGSSIVLSYNGMLENEINIMPERALHWVTTHGAYKNGNEVVHAGLGESWLGWARVEHASSSRPAELFSVLNNALPLLNWSPAINQRRWQKLAINCLINPFTVIHDCRNGELLQHNITELQHQVAEEICWLAEHQGIQLNSESLVESARSVIKNTANNYSSMLMDVRQQRRTEIDYLNGFVARQSAAAGTAAPTNETLWRRVLELSA
- the nrdR gene encoding transcriptional regulator NrdR, with amino-acid sequence MHCPFCGTQDTKVIDSRLVADGASVRRRRECTECKERFTTFETAELIMPRVIKSDGTREPFNEDKLRNGLLRALEKRPVSLEAMEQAIQNVKSSLRATGEREITSQVIGGLVMENLKALDKVAYIRFASVYRAFDDIREFGEEIARLND
- the glyA gene encoding serine hydroxymethyltransferase — its product is MLKHEMNIADYDADLWQAMTGEVQRQEEHIELIASENYTSPRVLEAQGSQLTNKYAEGYPHKRYYGGCEYVDAVEDLAIERAKQLFGAKYANVQPHAGSQANSAVFLALLNAGDTVLGMSLAHGGHLTHGSHVNFSGKLYNAVQYGLDEATGEINYAEVRELALEHKPKMIVAGFSAYSGVVDWAKFREIADVVGAYLLVDMAHVAGLVAAGLYPNPVPFADVVTTTTHKTLAGPRSGLILSGKDDEDLHKKLNSGVFPGSQGGPLCHVIAAKAVAFKEAMEPEFKAYQQQVLDNANAMVNVMQSRGYKIVSGGTKNHLFLVDLIDKDITGKDADAALGRAYITVNKNSVPNDPRSPFVTSGLRLGTPAITRRGFKQAEAEQVANWICDVLDNINDESVIEQVREQVKALCKQFPVYK
- the ribD gene encoding bifunctional diaminohydroxyphosphoribosylaminopyrimidine deaminase/5-amino-6-(5-phosphoribosylamino)uracil reductase RibD; the protein is MTDPQACHQRYMQRALELAAQGRFSTAPNPMVGCVVVADGKIVGEGWHQRAGEPHAEVYALGEAGALAKGAAVYVTLEPCSHFGRTPPCADALIKAEVATVVVAMKDPNPLVSGEGIERLRANGIEVIVGILEQQALALNNGFVARMQRQRPWLRVKMAASLDGRTALSNGESQWITSTDARRDVHRWRAQSGAILSTAKTVLADNAILTARHPQAERQPTRVIIDSQGLLTGQEALFKEPFPIIVVHAPDTIVERTWAAHVECITIVRTNNGHIDLTQLMHVLADKQVNSVWTECGAQLAGALLTAELVDELVLYLAPKLMGHHGHGLLNLPAFTHMSQVPELTLKDVRQVADDVRIIAVPRRVRGDLTS
- the ribBA gene encoding bifunctional 3,4-dihydroxy-2-butanone-4-phosphate synthase/GTP cyclohydrolase II, with translation MTRLNSAAEIIEDIRQGKMVILMDDEDRENEGDLILAAECVTPAAINFMARYGRGLICLTLTEERCKQLRLPLMVDQNNSPYATNFTVSIEAAEGVTTGISAADRARTVQAAVAKDAQPADLVMPGHIFPLKAKSGGVLNRAGHTEAGCDLARLAGFEPAAVIVEILNEDGTMARRPDLEKFAAEHDLKIGTIADLIEYRSLKEKTVERKAHCKLPTAYGEFELITYQDTIDKQVHYALVHGEVDPDKPVNVRVHLQDTFNDLFATQRAAKRSWPLGHAMEYIGQNDGVLVVIGRQQSPQDILEQVMSFAAEDRGEVKPTAAASNASRNVGIGSQILADLGVHHMHLMSSPKRYSALSGFGLEVVDFIEDEQAGGE
- the ettA gene encoding energy-dependent translational throttle protein EttA: MAQYIYSMSRVSKVVPPKKTILKDISLSFFPGAKIGVLGLNGAGKSTLLRIMAGVDKEYEGEARPLAGTQIGYLPQEPQLDEDKTVRETVEEAVADVKNALAELDQVYAAYADENADFDALAKKQGQLEAIIQAKDGHNIENMLERAADSLRLPPWDSKIKVLSGGERRRVAICRLLLSKPDMLLLDEPTNHLDAESVAWLERFLHDYEGTVVAITHDRYFLDNVAGWILELDRGYGIPWEGNYSSWLEQKEKRLEQEEKQEKARQRSIKQELEWVRQNPKGRQAKSKARMARFEELQSGDYQKRNETNELFIPPGPRLGDKVLEVNHLKKAYDGRVLIDDLSFSVPKGAIVGIIGPNGAGKSTLFRMITGKEQPDSGTVELGDTVQLASVDQFRDSMVDKNTVWQEISDGQDILRIGNFEINSRAYVGRFNFRGNDQQKHIGELSGGERNRVHLAKLLKAGGNLLLLDEPTNDLDVETLRALEEALLEFPGSALVISHDRWFLDRIATHILDYRDEGQINFYEGNYTDYEEYMKKTHGEQAMEPHRTRYKPIGV